A genomic region of Rhodanobacter sp. contains the following coding sequences:
- a CDS encoding NnrU family protein gives MPVLILGLALFLGLHSLRIFADGWRTRQVARLGAMRWKALYSLLSLLGFALICWGFGLARQHPVLLYSPPAWLMRLNALFTLVAFVLLAAARVPRNGIKSRLHHPQVLAVKTWAFGHLLATGMLHDVVLFGAFLLWAVVLFAASRRRDRREGTAYPPGTLKGTCIAIVAGVAAWAVFAFWLHALLIGVTPVM, from the coding sequence ATGCCCGTGCTGATCCTTGGCCTTGCGCTGTTCCTCGGCCTGCATTCGCTGCGCATCTTCGCCGACGGCTGGCGCACGCGGCAGGTCGCGCGCCTGGGCGCGATGCGCTGGAAGGCGCTGTATTCGCTGCTGTCGCTGCTCGGCTTCGCGCTGATCTGCTGGGGCTTCGGCCTGGCCCGGCAGCACCCCGTGTTGCTGTACTCGCCGCCGGCATGGCTGATGCGCCTCAACGCGCTGTTCACCCTGGTGGCCTTTGTGTTGCTGGCCGCCGCGCGCGTGCCGCGCAACGGCATCAAATCGCGGCTGCACCATCCGCAGGTGCTGGCGGTGAAGACCTGGGCGTTCGGCCACCTGCTCGCCACCGGCATGCTGCACGACGTGGTGCTGTTCGGCGCCTTCCTGCTGTGGGCCGTGGTGCTGTTCGCCGCTTCGCGCCGGCGCGACCGCCGCGAAGGCACCGCGTATCCCCCCGGCACCCTCAAGGGCACGTGCATCGCCATCGTCGCCGGCGTCGCGGCATGGGCGGTCTTCGCGTTCTGGCTGCACGCGCTGCTGATCGGCGTGACGCCGGTGATGTAG
- a CDS encoding NRDE family protein translates to MCLIAFAWQAHPRWRLVLAGNRDEFHARPSAALARWADLPIVGGRDLEAGGTWLGATDAGRCCVVTNVRDPRDPQLGASRGLLATDFLAGEADAAVHAQALLAAAADYRPFNLLTFDANSAFYLGNRPEPRAEAVAPGVHGLSNADFNTPWPKTRALMACLEAWLAAGAEEDFAPLFAALADDRQAPDAELPDTGIGLERERWLSSAFIRGESYGTRASTVVAIGHDGRGAIVERRFGPEGRLLGESRLPIGA, encoded by the coding sequence ATGTGCCTGATCGCCTTCGCCTGGCAGGCCCACCCGCGCTGGCGGCTGGTGCTGGCGGGCAACCGCGACGAGTTCCATGCGCGGCCCAGCGCCGCGCTGGCGCGCTGGGCCGACCTGCCCATCGTCGGCGGGCGCGATCTCGAAGCCGGCGGCACCTGGCTGGGCGCGACCGACGCGGGACGCTGCTGCGTGGTCACCAACGTGCGCGATCCGCGCGACCCGCAACTCGGCGCATCGCGCGGCCTGCTGGCCACCGACTTTCTGGCCGGCGAGGCGGACGCGGCCGTGCACGCGCAGGCCCTGCTCGCCGCAGCGGCGGACTACCGTCCGTTCAACCTGCTCACCTTCGATGCGAATTCGGCGTTCTATCTCGGCAACCGCCCCGAGCCGCGCGCCGAGGCGGTGGCTCCCGGTGTGCATGGCCTGTCCAACGCCGACTTCAACACGCCATGGCCGAAGACGCGTGCGCTGATGGCGTGCCTCGAAGCCTGGCTGGCCGCTGGCGCGGAGGAGGACTTCGCGCCGCTGTTCGCCGCGCTGGCCGACGATCGGCAGGCACCCGACGCCGAGCTGCCCGATACCGGCATCGGCCTGGAACGCGAACGCTGGCTGTCCAGCGCCTTCATCCGCGGCGAAAGCTACGGCACGCGCGCCAGCACGGTGGTGGCGATCGGCCACGACGGGCGGGGCGCGATCGTCGAGCGGCGCTTCGGGCCGGAAGGCCGCTTGCTCGGCGAAAGCCGGTTGCCGATCGGCGCGTAG
- a CDS encoding YchJ family protein, with protein sequence MKAVDTLTPCPCGNPAGYASCCGPLHEAAAAAAGPAQLMRSRYSAYVLKREDYLLATWHAETRPASLRLAAQQPAPSWLGLDVRGEQLVDADHATVEFVARYRLGGGRAQRQHELSRFVREAGRWYYVDGELL encoded by the coding sequence TTGAAGGCGGTCGACACGCTCACGCCCTGCCCTTGCGGCAACCCCGCCGGCTACGCCAGCTGCTGCGGCCCCTTGCACGAGGCCGCCGCGGCCGCCGCCGGCCCCGCGCAGCTGATGCGTTCGCGCTACAGCGCCTACGTGCTCAAGCGCGAGGACTACCTGCTCGCCACCTGGCATGCCGAAACGCGCCCCGCGTCGTTGCGGCTCGCCGCGCAACAGCCCGCGCCCAGCTGGCTGGGGCTGGACGTGCGCGGCGAACAACTCGTCGATGCGGACCACGCCACGGTGGAATTCGTGGCGCGCTACCGCCTCGGCGGTGGGCGCGCGCAACGCCAGCACGAGCTCAGCCGCTTCGTGCGCGAGGCGGGCCGCTGGTATTACGTGGACGGCGAACTGCTGTAG
- a CDS encoding amino acid permease: protein MTNETSSPAYLRRLGVWDGAMIVVGGVIGAGIFRTPATVAERTASGLPLLALWVLGGLLTFTGVLCYAELGSRRPQAGGIYLYLREAFGMLPAFLFGWTMALINYPGSVAAVAITFADYLCKALGLSTAWVTPVGVSAIVFIVGVNFTGIRAGAMLQNIFAVLKLAAVALLVAVGLVLAHGHLGGVLAADTTHTVSNGAFVGALLPVLFTYGGFHYLNDLAGEVREPQRVLPRALLLGMLGVVTAYVLANVAYLTGMGHAGLAASTAPAADLMHRLFGTAGEKVMAVGIACSTFGYCSIAIAGGARVLQTMGADGALFRAVGRIDPVSRAPRVALALLGGWTIVLMLWGNFGQLVDYTTVGEWLGHAFGIGTLFWYRWKFVDEPAPFRVPLFPWMPLVFVVTVLGVIAATAISSPHDAGMSLLIIALGAPVYWLWQGLRRRTT from the coding sequence ATGACGAACGAAACCAGCTCCCCCGCCTACCTGCGCCGGCTCGGCGTGTGGGACGGCGCGATGATCGTGGTCGGCGGCGTGATCGGCGCCGGCATCTTCCGCACCCCGGCCACGGTAGCCGAGCGCACGGCTTCCGGCCTGCCGCTGCTGGCGCTGTGGGTGCTGGGCGGCCTGCTCACGTTCACCGGCGTGCTGTGCTACGCGGAGCTTGGCTCGCGGCGGCCGCAGGCGGGCGGCATCTACCTCTACCTGCGCGAAGCCTTCGGCATGCTGCCGGCCTTCCTGTTCGGCTGGACGATGGCGCTGATCAACTACCCGGGCAGCGTGGCGGCGGTGGCGATCACCTTCGCGGACTACCTGTGCAAGGCGCTGGGGCTGTCCACGGCGTGGGTGACGCCGGTGGGCGTGTCGGCCATCGTGTTCATCGTGGGGGTGAACTTCACCGGCATCCGTGCCGGTGCGATGCTGCAGAACATCTTCGCGGTGCTGAAGCTGGCGGCGGTGGCCCTGCTGGTGGCGGTGGGCCTGGTGCTGGCGCACGGGCACCTGGGCGGTGTGCTGGCGGCGGACACCACGCATACGGTGTCCAACGGCGCGTTCGTGGGCGCGCTGCTGCCGGTGCTGTTCACCTATGGCGGCTTTCACTACCTCAACGATCTGGCGGGCGAGGTGCGCGAACCGCAGCGCGTGCTGCCGCGCGCCCTGCTGCTGGGCATGCTGGGCGTGGTGACGGCCTACGTGCTGGCCAACGTCGCCTATCTCACCGGCATGGGACATGCGGGCCTGGCCGCCAGCACCGCGCCGGCGGCCGACCTGATGCACCGCCTGTTCGGCACCGCCGGCGAGAAGGTGATGGCCGTCGGCATCGCCTGCTCCACCTTCGGCTACTGCAGCATCGCCATCGCCGGCGGCGCGCGCGTGCTGCAGACCATGGGCGCGGACGGCGCGCTGTTCCGCGCGGTGGGCCGCATCGACCCGGTGAGCCGCGCGCCGCGCGTGGCGCTGGCCTTGCTGGGCGGCTGGACCATCGTGCTGATGCTGTGGGGCAACTTCGGCCAGCTGGTGGACTACACCACGGTGGGCGAGTGGCTGGGCCATGCCTTCGGCATCGGTACGCTGTTCTGGTACCGCTGGAAGTTCGTGGACGAGCCGGCGCCGTTCCGCGTGCCGCTGTTTCCGTGGATGCCGCTGGTGTTCGTGGTCACCGTGCTGGGCGTGATCGCGGCCACGGCGATCTCGTCGCCGCACGATGCGGGCATGAGCCTTCTCATCATCGCGCTCGGCGCGCCGGTGTACTGGTTGTGGCAAGGCTTGCGGAGGAGAACGACATGA